TTCTTTCAGTGGGAAATTTAATTAATGAAATGCTAAAAAATGCCAGCAAGTTACCTCCACTATCAGAAACCATTGAAATTAATTATATACATCAAAAAACACTTCAAGAAGTTCACAAAGAAAGATACAGATTTGATGAACGATTTTTTTCACGTGGAATGAAATGGGCACTTGAATATTGGGCAGGGAAACGAGACCCAGTTTCTGTTGGAGATGCAAATAATTGGAAATGCAATTTTTGCAATTATTACACTGTTTGTCCTTCAATACACAAAAAATGGAAAGAAGAAGGGTGATTAAAATTCAAAAGAAGATCAAAGAGATCATGAAAAGATTAGATAAATACGTTGCTCAGCCTGCAAAAAATCCAAATCCGTTTAGAGTGTTGATTACAACTATTTTATCCCAAAGAACACGTGATGAAAATACTGATGAAGCTGCAGCTGCCCTTTTTTCTGTTTATAAAACGCCTGAAGAAATTGCAAATGCTCCCACTGAGGAAATTGAAAAATTAATTAAAAAGGCGGGTTTTTTTAGGGTTAAAGCAAAGAGGGTTAAGGAAGTTTCAAGAATTATTCATGAAGACTATGATGATGTTGTTCCCTGTGATATAAATGAATTATTAGGTCTTCCAGGAGTTGGAAGGAAAACTGCAAACTGTGTTATTGTTTATGGATTTAGAAAAAATGCTATTCCTGTGGATGTGCATGTGCACAGGATTTCAAACCGTTTAGGACTTGTTGATACAAAAAATCCTGATGAAACAGAGTTTGAACTTGCAAAAATTGTTCCTGAATGTTACTGGCTTGATTTAAATGAGAAGTTTGTGCGTTTTGGGCAGGATATTTGCAGGCCAATTGGGCCAAAGCATGAGGAATGCCCCATAGCTGATTTATGTGATTGCTACAACCTTTTAGAAAAGCCAACGAAACTCCGTTTCGCGGCGCCAAAATCATAAATTTTGAGCG
This portion of the Methanobacterium sp. genome encodes:
- a CDS encoding endonuclease III is translated as MERRRVIKIQKKIKEIMKRLDKYVAQPAKNPNPFRVLITTILSQRTRDENTDEAAAALFSVYKTPEEIANAPTEEIEKLIKKAGFFRVKAKRVKEVSRIIHEDYDDVVPCDINELLGLPGVGRKTANCVIVYGFRKNAIPVDVHVHRISNRLGLVDTKNPDETEFELAKIVPECYWLDLNEKFVRFGQDICRPIGPKHEECPIADLCDCYNLLEKPTKLRFAAPKS